Proteins from a single region of Mumia flava:
- a CDS encoding aspartate dehydrogenase domain-containing protein encodes MTTSSPTREVAVLGFGSIGSVVADELAAGRVPGARLSCVVGDRARGRVDVPVVDVDEATARADVLIECAGHAALLAHGARILDSGTDLVISSVGALVDRDLRARLDAAGPGRTFLTTGALGGLDLLVAGASAAPFGRVRLTTTKTPSALVQDWMDDPQRDALLGTDAPVVVFRGTAEQAAPLFPRSLNVAATLALMLPESEVEVELVADPAATLVSHVVEADGPVGTYRFEVRNRPSPTNPRTSQVVPYAVLRTLRQALAV; translated from the coding sequence GTGACCACGTCGAGTCCCACCCGTGAGGTCGCCGTGCTCGGCTTCGGCTCGATCGGCTCCGTCGTCGCCGACGAGCTCGCCGCAGGACGCGTCCCCGGCGCACGCCTGAGCTGCGTGGTCGGCGATCGGGCCCGCGGCCGGGTCGACGTCCCGGTCGTCGACGTCGACGAGGCGACCGCCCGTGCCGACGTCCTGATCGAGTGCGCCGGGCACGCCGCCCTGCTCGCGCACGGGGCGCGGATCCTCGACTCCGGGACGGATCTGGTGATCTCGTCGGTCGGCGCCCTCGTCGACCGCGACCTCCGGGCCCGCCTGGATGCGGCCGGGCCGGGCCGTACCTTCCTCACAACGGGCGCGCTCGGCGGGCTCGACCTGCTGGTGGCAGGCGCCTCCGCCGCTCCCTTCGGGCGGGTCCGGCTGACGACGACGAAGACGCCCTCCGCACTCGTGCAGGACTGGATGGACGACCCGCAGCGTGACGCGCTGCTCGGCACCGACGCGCCCGTCGTCGTCTTCCGCGGCACGGCAGAGCAGGCGGCGCCGCTGTTCCCCAGGTCCCTCAACGTCGCCGCGACCCTGGCGCTCATGCTCCCCGAGAGCGAGGTCGAGGTGGAGCTGGTCGCCGATCCGGCCGCCACCCTGGTGTCGCACGTGGTGGAGGCGGACGGGCCGGTCGGGACGTACCGGTTCGAGGTTCGCAACCGCCCGTCGCCGACCAACCCGCGGACCAGCCAGGTCGTCCCGTACGCGGTGCTGCGGACCCTCCGCCAGGCCCTCGCCGTCTGA
- a CDS encoding SDR family oxidoreductase, translating to MELGLAGRTALVTGGSSGIGLAVVETLLAEGARVATCGRDATRLEMALEHLRSTHGDRLRTAVADVTDADQVGAFVADALDAFGSVDVLVNNAGRSHLSTFATTTDDAWREELDLKLFGVVHPTRAALPALRASDAAAIVNVNAVLARQPEPHLVATSAARAALLNLTKSMAGEHADDGVRVNSVSVGVIDTGQWTRRWEAARAEGSTALAYDAWARDLAADRRIALGRLGTAQEVADAIVFLASPRASYVTGTQLEVAGGVSRYV from the coding sequence ATGGAACTTGGACTCGCCGGTCGGACGGCTCTCGTCACCGGCGGCAGCTCGGGCATCGGGCTCGCCGTCGTCGAGACGCTGCTGGCCGAGGGCGCCCGCGTGGCCACCTGCGGCCGCGACGCGACCCGCCTCGAGATGGCCCTCGAGCACCTGCGTAGCACGCACGGCGACCGACTGCGTACGGCCGTGGCCGACGTGACCGACGCCGACCAGGTCGGCGCCTTCGTCGCGGACGCCCTCGACGCCTTCGGCTCGGTCGACGTGCTCGTCAACAACGCGGGCCGCTCGCACCTGTCCACGTTCGCGACGACCACGGACGACGCGTGGCGCGAGGAGCTCGACCTCAAGCTCTTCGGCGTCGTGCACCCCACGCGGGCGGCCCTGCCCGCGCTGCGCGCCTCGGACGCCGCGGCCATCGTCAACGTCAACGCCGTGCTCGCCCGGCAGCCCGAGCCGCACCTCGTCGCCACCTCGGCGGCACGCGCGGCCCTGCTCAACCTGACCAAGTCGATGGCCGGCGAGCACGCCGACGACGGCGTGCGGGTCAACTCCGTGAGCGTCGGCGTGATCGACACCGGCCAGTGGACCCGCCGCTGGGAGGCCGCACGCGCCGAGGGCAGCACCGCGCTCGCGTACGACGCGTGGGCCCGCGACCTGGCCGCCGACCGGCGCATCGCGCTCGGACGGCTCGGCACCGCCCAGGAGGTCGCGGACGCGATCGTGTTCCTCGCGTCGCCGCGCGCGTCGTACGTGACCGGCACCCAGCTCGAGGTCGCGGGCGGGGTGAGCCGCTATGTCTGA